The genome window GTCGCTGGGCTCGACCCTGGCCGAGAGGCTCGCCCTTCGAGGCGGAGCCGGGGCAGGTGAGCCGTGAAGGTCCTCGACAGGTACATACTCTCCGAGTTCCTCAAGGTGCTGGCCATGACGGTGCTCTCAATCCTCTTCCTCTTCATGCTCATCGAGGTCATGGAAAAGCTCGACGACCTCATAGAGAAGGGCGTGCCGGCCCGGGAGAGCCTCGCCTTCTTCGTCTACAAGATACCCTTCGTGCTGGGCCAGATATCGCCGGTGGCCGTGCTGCTGGCCGTACTCATCTCGCTCGGCACGCTCAGCAGGCAGGGAGAGATAACGGCCGTGCGCGCCGGGGGGATCAGCATGGTGCGGGCCGTGGCACCGCTCTTTGTCTGCGGCGTGGCCATAACGGCCGCGGTCATCTACATAAACGAGTCCGTAACGCCCTTCGCCATGCGGAAGGTCAACCACATAGACCGCCTGTGGCTCAAGGGCGCAAAGGACGGCGTGCTCGGAAACCGGGGCCTGTGGGTCAGGACCCCGGCGGGCATATACAACGTCCTGGACTTCGACATCGAGAAGGGCACGATGCGGGGCGTAACGCTCTACGAGCTGAAAAGGCCCTTCGGCCTTGCGGGCCGCATCCACGCCAGGGAGGCGGGCTGGAAGGGAGAGAGCTGGGTGGCCGACGAGGCCGAGATCCAGCGTTTCGACGGAAACGAGGTCGTGGAGGAAAAGACGGTCAAGAAGTTCGTCCTGCCGGGACTCAAGGCGCCCGACGAGTTCACCAACCTGGAAACAAGCCACGAGAAGATGAGCTTTTCCGAGCTGCGCGACTTCATACTCGATCTCGAGGCCGAAGGCTACAACACATCGCGCTACAGGGTGGACCTCTACGGCAAGATAACCTTTCCCGTCGTAAACCTCATCATGGTCCTCGTGGGGGTGCCCTTCGCGCTCAAGACGGGCCGCTACGGCGGCATCGCCGTGGGCGTGGGGCTGAGCGTCCTCATCGGCTTCAGCTTCTGGATAATCTTCGCCGTATCGCGCACGCTGGGCCAGAGCGGCATACTGCCGCCCCTCGCGGCCGCCGCCTTCCCCGACGTCCTCTTCTTCGCCGTCGGCGCCCTCATGTTCGGCTACGTGAGACAGTAAGGCCGCGCTGCCTGTCCATTTGAAGGTGCTCCGGGGGGAGGGCCGGTCCGTGCCCCTTCTTCAGGAAGTCTTCCGCCCCCCTTTACGGCGACGATGACCATTGCAGCAAGGGAGAGGGCCGAGACGGCGAGCCCGACGATGAAGGTAGCGGGCAGGTAGTGGAACTCGACGGTGCTCCGTCCGGCCGGCACCACCACCCCCCTTACGGCGCCGTCCACCCTGAATATCTCGGTCTCGACGCCGTTTACGCGGGCGCGCCAGCCGGGATACCAGGTGTCGGTAAGGACGAGCAGTCCCTCGAGGGGAGTCGTCACTTCCACGACGACGCGACGCGGCTCGTAGCTGGTGATGCGCGCCGCCGGCGCCTCGATGAAGGCCGGGAAGACGACCCTGGACTCAAGGGGCGGGGCCTTTTCCAGGACCGCCCCTCTGCCGGGGTCGAAGCCGCCCGAAAAGGCCCGCTCCCTCGCTTCCCGTCCTCCGCCGGAGACGACCTCGTAGGCGTAGACGACGAAGGCGCGTTCAAGGGCTGCGGGGTTTTCGTAGACGCGCACCCGGCCGTCATGAACGAGCGGAAAGCGCCGGACGGGGCCGCCGCCCGGGAGCGAGGCGAGGCGGGCGTTGAGGTCGAGGCCTGCGGGGACGGCGAAATACCTCACGCCGAAGAAGGAATAGACGTCGAGGCCGTGGAGCCAGTCCAGCTCCACCGGCCTTTGCACGCCCCGGTAGGTGAAGCCGCCGCCGCTCGACGACCCGACGCAGCGGCCCGGCATGCCTACAAACCACAGCGATGTCACCGGCTCCTCGTTCTCCAGTGGCACACGGAGGAAGCGCTCCCTCAGGTCGTGGGTCGAACGGGGGACAAGGGCGTTTGCGTAGTGGAGGTCGTAGAGGCCGAGGGCGCTCGCCGTGTTCGGCATGAGCACACCGTAGGCGCCGACGACCCTCGATACTCCGGCCTCTTCCCTCAGAAACCCGACGTAGGGCGGC of Deltaproteobacteria bacterium contains these proteins:
- the lptG gene encoding LPS export ABC transporter permease LptG, with product MKVLDRYILSEFLKVLAMTVLSILFLFMLIEVMEKLDDLIEKGVPARESLAFFVYKIPFVLGQISPVAVLLAVLISLGTLSRQGEITAVRAGGISMVRAVAPLFVCGVAITAAVIYINESVTPFAMRKVNHIDRLWLKGAKDGVLGNRGLWVRTPAGIYNVLDFDIEKGTMRGVTLYELKRPFGLAGRIHAREAGWKGESWVADEAEIQRFDGNEVVEEKTVKKFVLPGLKAPDEFTNLETSHEKMSFSELRDFILDLEAEGYNTSRYRVDLYGKITFPVVNLIMVLVGVPFALKTGRYGGIAVGVGLSVLIGFSFWIIFAVSRTLGQSGILPPLAAAAFPDVLFFAVGALMFGYVRQ